The window CGGGTCGTTTCCGCCGGCGCCGGCGTCTCGACGATCGTCCAGTCGACCTCGACCGGATGCTCGATGAGAACTACCCGCGCGTCGGTGTCCTGGCTTCGAACGGAATATGCCGTGCTTCTCCGGAGCTTCACGTCCCGCCGCAAGACTCCGCGACCGACGGCGACCCTCGTGACCCGCTCGGGCGCTCGTTCGCGACCGGCGGCGACGTCGAGGTGCAGATCGAGACCATAGCTGAGAATCCGTTTCTCCTTAGGCCGAATGACCTCGGTCAGCCCCTCGCCCGCGAAGGCATCGCCGTCGAGGACGGTGAAGCTCCCCGCGTCGAGGGTGAGGCCGGTCTCGTTCACGAGCGAAACGGCGAGGCGTGGCCGCGGATCGCGGCTCCGTTCGTTGTATATCGATACCTTTTCTCCGGCGATCTCGGTCTGGACGATGGGGAGGAGTGCCGAGCGGTTGCGCCCGATGTTGACGGGATGAGGAAGTCGATACTCGAACTGGTCTCCGAGAGCAGCCGCCTGGGCGGCCTCGACGCGGCTTTCGCGAAGGGCACGAGAGATCGGGGCCGGGGGAGGCGGCGAGGACGGGACACCACCCACGATACCGCCGGGGAATCCTCGTTCCCTTTTCATCTTCTCGGCGGGTTCGAGCAGTGGGGACACACCAGTAACGGTCACCGTCTCGCTGACGCTATCCAAATCAAGTCGAAAGTCGAGTTGCCGTGTCCTTCCCGGCGCAACGATCACTTCGCGGTACTCATGCGTCGAGAAGCCCACTAGGCTGGCGGATACGCGATACACTCCCGCCGGCACCCAGAGAACGAATCGGCCACCTTCGTCCGTGACGGCCATGCTCACGGATTCTCCCGAGCGGTCGACTGCCTGAACTTCAGCACCAGGGAGCACCCCTCCTGCCGAGTCCGCC is drawn from Vicinamibacteria bacterium and contains these coding sequences:
- a CDS encoding carboxypeptidase regulatory-like domain-containing protein, with protein sequence NVSAMDWDGVELSLVAGAPVSFVQNLSQPVYSRRPTVPLPAGLQVAPQTHGMAFDVAGEGTRIAGTVADSAGGVLPGAEVQAVDRSGESVSMAVTDEGGRFVLWVPAGVYRVSASLVGFSTHEYREVIVAPGRTRQLDFRLDLDSVSETVTVTGVSPLLEPAEKMKRERGFPGGIVGGVPSSPPPPAPISRALRESRVEAAQAAALGDQFEYRLPHPVNIGRNRSALLPIVQTEIAGEKVSIYNERSRDPRPRLAVSLVNETGLTLDAGSFTVLDGDAFAGEGLTEVIRPKEKRILSYGLDLHLDVAAGRERAPERVTRVAVGRGVLRRDVKLRRSTAYSVRSQDTDARVVLIEHPVEVDWTIVETPAPAETTREEYRFRLEAAPGVTTELVVQEESHRETTYALSNVSSDQIALWLEERSIDLEVERVLRQVVAKRDEVAAVSQELQRLESEQTSLFDDQQRLRENLGKLGGSGEEKGLRRRYVGELERQENRLAEIRAEQGRLEAERRALQVELDAMVRDLAFEKSL